From a region of the Zingiber officinale cultivar Zhangliang chromosome 10B, Zo_v1.1, whole genome shotgun sequence genome:
- the LOC122028909 gene encoding uncharacterized protein LOC122028909 isoform X2, translating to MPRSSFLTVDRSLARAPCHFKSSDLGHSDSSRSLMASAADAKGEETQVLDIDSPEYGEMPILYGETEALDGSDGDDDRGIDERGTTQLVDVYEETAEVYDSGEGTDGTEVLSGDEEGFSDEGAVAHCRDGKNGADVESLTPAIGGDTLCLDDKKADAFVDSDATTDDDGDDDSDQGEDAGPARRSFAAVRVAAVRSSGLAAAQCFASRMSGDVSRSFLYPKNCEMGDNSVDGHRDFAGIIVNELSTSRKYPSSLSTEVGKSNLDYKVVSFQKSTTYLKEGTKSRCFNMRVKRLFNELPSEMDENADVVCNISKVNTPHLLTSDNGAAGLSYVVSQEPSDLSQANALDIVDQFLLINDVGSSQENKNVGTDTLKSPHVSGAKIVQLVAERTNCTSPVGKPEVFDWNDSLEDEGGGEIFTKRKDSFFDGKWGGLKSHSHFQKSRQDISHKIRDEIGKHGRNVANIENTERGNASAHSDSRFVRSNVVGSGQIHISEINIKKNLFKDKNEEANLVPLQNQLDASDTKGGSEGSTEVGPDTQMAAEAMEALFHGSPFNEENGIVHSAVRNPTQDVSKNLMIKRFSIPLQKRTSIDCSDGIITRSKKRKMLSTKSREKSPKLLKVGSTSSKTKNNLAGRTVASRDKERLVSQPDDVGLVSGHDSFNSSKKNPQEIVVNEKLRQENHILVDNHFAYQTRSSKRFEQKRTSLDGSNQSTTFTDALISKDVKGGNALFANEVLGSDLSCKVNKHPATQTKPLNCTLHREELHTSFPIDGSHYPKRRTDHVTSGNLNCTLNKTSSEATDESSKQGMKKKIFVRSIADILDKAKRKRRSNFTCTRFHFDREPWSTTVLQMIYGTETRSSLKSPVQPVSDGDKSTRNNLLQMSSNANVQDKIFDAEKSKLPTISAKHDEDATHGTFYESPAAKVQPQKNLVCRTTKDTNVDSPICTANDPTRLCIKTVSSSIATRELRRLEAFTKDSLTLLKDTQRRKNMTGVRVLFSHHLVEQTIKQQRKILACLGLPIASSISEATHFVSDKFVRTQNMLEAIATGKPVVTPMWLESCRQANCYIDEKNYILKDTKKEREIGFNMCVSIARACQSPLLQGKRVFITSNVKPNRELIASLVKACNGQVIHPLFSTYPRQSRDLGDQQRTKERYQATFWLSRAKKITLSVSLSLKKVLAFSAQSFCSMV from the exons ATGCCTCGCTCTTCCTTTCTCACCGTCGATCGCTCGCTCGCTCGCGCACCATGTCACTTCAAATCCTCTGATTTAGGTCATTCTGATTCATCTCGCTCACTCATGGCTTCTGCGGCTGACGCCAAAGGGGAAGAAACGCAAGTCTTGGACATCGACTCGCCTGAGTATG GGGAAATGCCGATCTTGTACGGGGAGACCGAAGCCCTAGATGGCTCCGATGGTGATGACGACCGAGGGATTGACGAACGGGGAACGACGCAACTGGTGGACGTCTATGAGGAAACTGCAGAGGTTTACGACAGCGGGGAAGGTACGGATGGAACTGAGGTGCTTAGTGGTGATGAGGAAGGGTTCTCCGACGAGGGTGCTGTTGCTCATTGTCGAGATGGAAAGAATGGTGCTGATGTTGAGTCGCTAACACCGGCGATTGGAGGAGACACTTTGTGCTTGGATGATAAAAAGGCAGATGCTTTTGTCGATTCTGATGCTACGACTGATGATGACGGTGATGATGATAGTGATCAGGGTGAAGATGCAG gaCCTGCAAGGAGGAGCTTTGCTGCAGTTCGTGTGGCAGCAGTGCGTTCATCCGGTCTTGCTGCAGCTCAATGCTTTGCTTCTAGGATGTCTGGGGATGTATCAAGATCTTTTCTCTATCCCAAAAATTGTGAAATGGGAGATAACTCTGTAGATGGACATAGAGACTTTGCAGGAATTATTGTTAATGAATTGTCTACTAGCAGAAAGTATCCCAGTTCTCTCAGCACCGAGGTTGGTAAATCTAACCTGGATTATAAAGTTGTGAGCTTCCAGAAGTCTACGACTTACCTTAAAGAAGGAACTAAGAGCAGATGCTTTAACATGAGGGTCAAAAGACTTTTTAATGAGCTACCTTCTGAAATGGATGAAAATGCTGATGTGGTTTGTAACATTTCCAAAGTGAACACACCACATTTGCTTACAAGTGATAATGGTGCTGCAGGATTAAGCTATGTTGTTTCCCAGGAACCTAGTGATTTGTCTCAGGCAAATGCATTGGACATTGTAGATCAGTTTCTTTTAATCAATGATGTGGGTTCATCTCAAGAAAATAAAAATGTGGGAACTGATACTTTAAAGTCACCTCATGTTTCTGGTGCAAAGATAGTACAACTTGTGGCTGAAAGAACAAATTGCACAAGTCCAGTTGGGAAGCCAGAAGTATTTGATTGGAATGACAGCCTTGAAGATGAAGGCGGTGGTGAAATTTTTACTAAAAGAAAGGATTCCTTCTTTGATGGAAAATGGGGTGGTCTGAAAAGTCATAGCCACTTTCAAAAATCTAGGCAAGACATCTCACATAAAATAAGAGATGAAATTGGTAAGCATGGAAGGAATGTTGCAAACATTGAAAACACTGAAAGAGGGAATGCTTCAGCTCATTCAGATTCAAGGTTTGTAAGATCAAATGTTGTAGGTAGTGGACAAATTCATATATCTGAAATAAACATAAAAAAGAATTTGTTCAAGGATAAAAATGAAGAAGCAAACTTAGTTCCTTTACAGAATCAATTGGATGCTTCTGACACAAAAGGTGGATCGGAAGGTTCAACTGAGGTTGGTCCTGATACTCAAATGGCAGCAGAGGCCATGGAAGCTCTATTCCATGGATcaccatttaatgaagaaaatgggaTTGTGCATTCTGCAGTGAGGAATCCAACTCAGGATGTCAGCAAAAATCTAATGATAAAGAGGTTTTCAATTCCTCTGCAAAAGAGGACTTCTATTGATTGTTCTGATGGCATTATTACACGCTCTAAAAAGAGAAAGATGCTTTCTACAAAATCAAGGGAAAAAAGCCCTAAGTTACTTAAAGTTGGTTCTACTAGCTCGAAAACGAAAAATAATTTGGCGGGCAGAACTGTTGCAAGCAGGGACAAAGAGAGGCTAGTTAGTCAACCAGAtgatgttggcttagttagtggCCATGATTCTTTTAATTCCTCTAAGAAAAATCCACAAGAAATTGTGGTAAATGAGAAACTAAGGCAAGAGAATCATATTTTGGTGGACAATCATTTTGCTTATCAGACTAGGAGTTCTAAAAGATTTGAACAAAAAAGGACTTCACTTGATGGTTCAAATCAATCTACTACATTTACTGATGCACTAATTTCTAAGGATGTAAAAGGTGGGAATGCTCTTTTTGCCAATGAAGTTTTGGGCTCAGATCTATCCTGCAAAGTAAACAAGCATCCAGCAACTCAAACTAAGCCATTAAATTGTACTCTGCACAGGGAAGAATTGCATACTTCATTTCCAATAGATGGCTCTCACTATCCAAAACGAAGAACAGATCATGTAACTTCAGGCAACTTGAACTGCACCTTGAATAAAACATCATCTGAGGCAACTGACGAGTCCAGCAAACAAGGAATGAAGAAGAAAATATTTGTAAGAAGCATAGCAGATATCCTAGATAAGGCTAAACGGAAAAGGCGTTCCAATTTTACTTGCACTAGATTCCATTTTGATAGAGAGCCTTGGAGTACTACAGTGCTACAGATGATTTATGGTACTGAAACAAGATCATCACTTAAATCTCCAGTTCAACCAGTTTCAGATGGTGACAAATCAACCAGGAACAATTTACTTCAAATGTCAAGCAATGCCAATGTTCAGGACAAGATTTTTGATGCTGAAAAATCAAAACTGCCCACAATAAGTGCCAAACATGATGAAGATGCCACACATGGTACATTTTATGAGTCACCAGCTGCAAAAGTGCAACCACAAAAAAATTTGGTATGTAGAACAACTAAAGATACAAATGTTGACTCACCTATTTGCACAGCTAATGATCCTACTAGATTGTGCATCAAAACCGTATCATCATCTATAGCTACTAGAGAACTTCGAAGATTAGAAGCTTTTACTAAGGATTCACTTACCTTGCTGAAAGATACACAGAGACGAAAAAATATGACTGGTGTTCGCGTTTTATTTAGTCATCATTTGGTTGAACAGACTATAAAACAGCAGAGGAAG ATATTAGCATGTCTTGGACTTCCGATTGCTTCTTCAATTTCAGAAGCAACTCACTTTGTCTCAGACAAGTTTGTTCGTACACAGAATATGTTAGAAGCTATTGCGACAGGTAAACCTGTAGTAACACCTATGTGGCTTGAAAGCTGCAGACAAGCGAATTGCTATATCGATGAAAAAAACTATATACTGAAGGATACAAAGAAGGAGAGAGAGATAGGGTTCAACATGTGTGTGTCTATTGCTCGTGCATGTCAAAGTCCTCTTTTGCAG GGAAAAAGGGTGTTCATAACATCAAATGTCAAACCAAATAGAGAACTAATTGCAAGCTTAGTTAAGGCATGCAATGGCCAGGTTATTCATCCTTTATTTTCTACATATCCAAG GCAATCAAGAGATTTGGGAGATCAGCAAAGAACCAAGGAAAGGTACCAGGCGACCTTTTGGTTATCTCGTGCGAAGAAGATTACTCTGTCTGTATCTCTCTCCTTGAAAAAG GTGTTGGCATTTTCAGCTCAGAGCTTCTGCTCAATGGTATAG
- the LOC122028909 gene encoding uncharacterized protein LOC122028909 isoform X1 — translation MPRSSFLTVDRSLARAPCHFKSSDLGHSDSSRSLMASAADAKGEETQVLDIDSPEYGEMPILYGETEALDGSDGDDDRGIDERGTTQLVDVYEETAEVYDSGEGTDGTEVLSGDEEGFSDEGAVAHCRDGKNGADVESLTPAIGGDTLCLDDKKADAFVDSDATTDDDGDDDSDQGEDAGPARRSFAAVRVAAVRSSGLAAAQCFASRMSGDVSRSFLYPKNCEMGDNSVDGHRDFAGIIVNELSTSRKYPSSLSTEVGKSNLDYKVVSFQKSTTYLKEGTKSRCFNMRVKRLFNELPSEMDENADVVCNISKVNTPHLLTSDNGAAGLSYVVSQEPSDLSQANALDIVDQFLLINDVGSSQENKNVGTDTLKSPHVSGAKIVQLVAERTNCTSPVGKPEVFDWNDSLEDEGGGEIFTKRKDSFFDGKWGGLKSHSHFQKSRQDISHKIRDEIGKHGRNVANIENTERGNASAHSDSRFVRSNVVGSGQIHISEINIKKNLFKDKNEEANLVPLQNQLDASDTKGGSEGSTEVGPDTQMAAEAMEALFHGSPFNEENGIVHSAVRNPTQDVSKNLMIKRFSIPLQKRTSIDCSDGIITRSKKRKMLSTKSREKSPKLLKVGSTSSKTKNNLAGRTVASRDKERLVSQPDDVGLVSGHDSFNSSKKNPQEIVVNEKLRQENHILVDNHFAYQTRSSKRFEQKRTSLDGSNQSTTFTDALISKDVKGGNALFANEVLGSDLSCKVNKHPATQTKPLNCTLHREELHTSFPIDGSHYPKRRTDHVTSGNLNCTLNKTSSEATDESSKQGMKKKIFVRSIADILDKAKRKRRSNFTCTRFHFDREPWSTTVLQMIYGTETRSSLKSPVQPVSDGDKSTRNNLLQMSSNANVQDKIFDAEKSKLPTISAKHDEDATHGTFYESPAAKVQPQKNLVCRTTKDTNVDSPICTANDPTRLCIKTVSSSIATRELRRLEAFTKDSLTLLKDTQRRKNMTGVRVLFSHHLVEQTIKQQRKILACLGLPIASSISEATHFVSDKFVRTQNMLEAIATGKPVVTPMWLESCRQANCYIDEKNYILKDTKKEREIGFNMCVSIARACQSPLLQGKRVFITSNVKPNRELIASLVKACNGQAIKRFGRSAKNQGKVPGDLLVISCEEDYSVCISLLEKGVGIFSSELLLNGIVIQKLEYERHQLFLDHVKQTRSTMWLRHKG, via the exons ATGCCTCGCTCTTCCTTTCTCACCGTCGATCGCTCGCTCGCTCGCGCACCATGTCACTTCAAATCCTCTGATTTAGGTCATTCTGATTCATCTCGCTCACTCATGGCTTCTGCGGCTGACGCCAAAGGGGAAGAAACGCAAGTCTTGGACATCGACTCGCCTGAGTATG GGGAAATGCCGATCTTGTACGGGGAGACCGAAGCCCTAGATGGCTCCGATGGTGATGACGACCGAGGGATTGACGAACGGGGAACGACGCAACTGGTGGACGTCTATGAGGAAACTGCAGAGGTTTACGACAGCGGGGAAGGTACGGATGGAACTGAGGTGCTTAGTGGTGATGAGGAAGGGTTCTCCGACGAGGGTGCTGTTGCTCATTGTCGAGATGGAAAGAATGGTGCTGATGTTGAGTCGCTAACACCGGCGATTGGAGGAGACACTTTGTGCTTGGATGATAAAAAGGCAGATGCTTTTGTCGATTCTGATGCTACGACTGATGATGACGGTGATGATGATAGTGATCAGGGTGAAGATGCAG gaCCTGCAAGGAGGAGCTTTGCTGCAGTTCGTGTGGCAGCAGTGCGTTCATCCGGTCTTGCTGCAGCTCAATGCTTTGCTTCTAGGATGTCTGGGGATGTATCAAGATCTTTTCTCTATCCCAAAAATTGTGAAATGGGAGATAACTCTGTAGATGGACATAGAGACTTTGCAGGAATTATTGTTAATGAATTGTCTACTAGCAGAAAGTATCCCAGTTCTCTCAGCACCGAGGTTGGTAAATCTAACCTGGATTATAAAGTTGTGAGCTTCCAGAAGTCTACGACTTACCTTAAAGAAGGAACTAAGAGCAGATGCTTTAACATGAGGGTCAAAAGACTTTTTAATGAGCTACCTTCTGAAATGGATGAAAATGCTGATGTGGTTTGTAACATTTCCAAAGTGAACACACCACATTTGCTTACAAGTGATAATGGTGCTGCAGGATTAAGCTATGTTGTTTCCCAGGAACCTAGTGATTTGTCTCAGGCAAATGCATTGGACATTGTAGATCAGTTTCTTTTAATCAATGATGTGGGTTCATCTCAAGAAAATAAAAATGTGGGAACTGATACTTTAAAGTCACCTCATGTTTCTGGTGCAAAGATAGTACAACTTGTGGCTGAAAGAACAAATTGCACAAGTCCAGTTGGGAAGCCAGAAGTATTTGATTGGAATGACAGCCTTGAAGATGAAGGCGGTGGTGAAATTTTTACTAAAAGAAAGGATTCCTTCTTTGATGGAAAATGGGGTGGTCTGAAAAGTCATAGCCACTTTCAAAAATCTAGGCAAGACATCTCACATAAAATAAGAGATGAAATTGGTAAGCATGGAAGGAATGTTGCAAACATTGAAAACACTGAAAGAGGGAATGCTTCAGCTCATTCAGATTCAAGGTTTGTAAGATCAAATGTTGTAGGTAGTGGACAAATTCATATATCTGAAATAAACATAAAAAAGAATTTGTTCAAGGATAAAAATGAAGAAGCAAACTTAGTTCCTTTACAGAATCAATTGGATGCTTCTGACACAAAAGGTGGATCGGAAGGTTCAACTGAGGTTGGTCCTGATACTCAAATGGCAGCAGAGGCCATGGAAGCTCTATTCCATGGATcaccatttaatgaagaaaatgggaTTGTGCATTCTGCAGTGAGGAATCCAACTCAGGATGTCAGCAAAAATCTAATGATAAAGAGGTTTTCAATTCCTCTGCAAAAGAGGACTTCTATTGATTGTTCTGATGGCATTATTACACGCTCTAAAAAGAGAAAGATGCTTTCTACAAAATCAAGGGAAAAAAGCCCTAAGTTACTTAAAGTTGGTTCTACTAGCTCGAAAACGAAAAATAATTTGGCGGGCAGAACTGTTGCAAGCAGGGACAAAGAGAGGCTAGTTAGTCAACCAGAtgatgttggcttagttagtggCCATGATTCTTTTAATTCCTCTAAGAAAAATCCACAAGAAATTGTGGTAAATGAGAAACTAAGGCAAGAGAATCATATTTTGGTGGACAATCATTTTGCTTATCAGACTAGGAGTTCTAAAAGATTTGAACAAAAAAGGACTTCACTTGATGGTTCAAATCAATCTACTACATTTACTGATGCACTAATTTCTAAGGATGTAAAAGGTGGGAATGCTCTTTTTGCCAATGAAGTTTTGGGCTCAGATCTATCCTGCAAAGTAAACAAGCATCCAGCAACTCAAACTAAGCCATTAAATTGTACTCTGCACAGGGAAGAATTGCATACTTCATTTCCAATAGATGGCTCTCACTATCCAAAACGAAGAACAGATCATGTAACTTCAGGCAACTTGAACTGCACCTTGAATAAAACATCATCTGAGGCAACTGACGAGTCCAGCAAACAAGGAATGAAGAAGAAAATATTTGTAAGAAGCATAGCAGATATCCTAGATAAGGCTAAACGGAAAAGGCGTTCCAATTTTACTTGCACTAGATTCCATTTTGATAGAGAGCCTTGGAGTACTACAGTGCTACAGATGATTTATGGTACTGAAACAAGATCATCACTTAAATCTCCAGTTCAACCAGTTTCAGATGGTGACAAATCAACCAGGAACAATTTACTTCAAATGTCAAGCAATGCCAATGTTCAGGACAAGATTTTTGATGCTGAAAAATCAAAACTGCCCACAATAAGTGCCAAACATGATGAAGATGCCACACATGGTACATTTTATGAGTCACCAGCTGCAAAAGTGCAACCACAAAAAAATTTGGTATGTAGAACAACTAAAGATACAAATGTTGACTCACCTATTTGCACAGCTAATGATCCTACTAGATTGTGCATCAAAACCGTATCATCATCTATAGCTACTAGAGAACTTCGAAGATTAGAAGCTTTTACTAAGGATTCACTTACCTTGCTGAAAGATACACAGAGACGAAAAAATATGACTGGTGTTCGCGTTTTATTTAGTCATCATTTGGTTGAACAGACTATAAAACAGCAGAGGAAG ATATTAGCATGTCTTGGACTTCCGATTGCTTCTTCAATTTCAGAAGCAACTCACTTTGTCTCAGACAAGTTTGTTCGTACACAGAATATGTTAGAAGCTATTGCGACAGGTAAACCTGTAGTAACACCTATGTGGCTTGAAAGCTGCAGACAAGCGAATTGCTATATCGATGAAAAAAACTATATACTGAAGGATACAAAGAAGGAGAGAGAGATAGGGTTCAACATGTGTGTGTCTATTGCTCGTGCATGTCAAAGTCCTCTTTTGCAG GGAAAAAGGGTGTTCATAACATCAAATGTCAAACCAAATAGAGAACTAATTGCAAGCTTAGTTAAGGCATGCAATGGCCAG GCAATCAAGAGATTTGGGAGATCAGCAAAGAACCAAGGAAAGGTACCAGGCGACCTTTTGGTTATCTCGTGCGAAGAAGATTACTCTGTCTGTATCTCTCTCCTTGAAAAAG GTGTTGGCATTTTCAGCTCAGAGCTTCTGCTCAATGGTATAGTCATCCAGAAGCTAGAATACGAGAG GCATCAGCTCTTTCTAGATCATGTGAAACAAACCCGTTCAACAATGTGGCTGAGACACAAAGGCTGA
- the LOC122028909 gene encoding uncharacterized protein LOC122028909 isoform X3 — MPRSSFLTVDRSLARAPCHFKSSDLGHSDSSRSLMASAADAKGEETQVLDIDSPEYGEMPILYGETEALDGSDGDDDRGIDERGTTQLVDVYEETAEVYDSGEGTDGTEVLSGDEEGFSDEGAVAHCRDGKNGADVESLTPAIGGDTLCLDDKKADAFVDSDATTDDDGDDDSDQGEDAGPARRSFAAVRVAAVRSSGLAAAQCFASRMSGDVSRSFLYPKNCEMGDNSVDGHRDFAGIIVNELSTSRKYPSSLSTEVGKSNLDYKVVSFQKSTTYLKEGTKSRCFNMRVKRLFNELPSEMDENADVVCNISKVNTPHLLTSDNGAAGLSYVVSQEPSDLSQANALDIVDQFLLINDVGSSQENKNVGTDTLKSPHVSGAKIVQLVAERTNCTSPVGKPEVFDWNDSLEDEGGGEIFTKRKDSFFDGKWGGLKSHSHFQKSRQDISHKIRDEIGKHGRNVANIENTERGNASAHSDSRFVRSNVVGSGQIHISEINIKKNLFKDKNEEANLVPLQNQLDASDTKGGSEGSTEVGPDTQMAAEAMEALFHGSPFNEENGIVHSAVRNPTQDVSKNLMIKRFSIPLQKRTSIDCSDGIITRSKKRKMLSTKSREKSPKLLKVGSTSSKTKNNLAGRTVASRDKERLVSQPDDVGLVSGHDSFNSSKKNPQEIVVNEKLRQENHILVDNHFAYQTRSSKRFEQKRTSLDGSNQSTTFTDALISKDVKGGNALFANEVLGSDLSCKVNKHPATQTKPLNCTLHREELHTSFPIDGSHYPKRRTDHVTSGNLNCTLNKTSSEATDESSKQGMKKKIFVRSIADILDKAKRKRRSNFTCTRFHFDREPWSTTVLQMIYGTETRSSLKSPVQPVSDGDKSTRNNLLQMSSNANVQDKIFDAEKSKLPTISAKHDEDATHGTFYESPAAKVQPQKNLNMLEAIATGKPVVTPMWLESCRQANCYIDEKNYILKDTKKEREIGFNMCVSIARACQSPLLQGKRVFITSNVKPNRELIASLVKACNGQAIKRFGRSAKNQGKVPGDLLVISCEEDYSVCISLLEKGVGIFSSELLLNGIVIQKLEYERHQLFLDHVKQTRSTMWLRHKG, encoded by the exons ATGCCTCGCTCTTCCTTTCTCACCGTCGATCGCTCGCTCGCTCGCGCACCATGTCACTTCAAATCCTCTGATTTAGGTCATTCTGATTCATCTCGCTCACTCATGGCTTCTGCGGCTGACGCCAAAGGGGAAGAAACGCAAGTCTTGGACATCGACTCGCCTGAGTATG GGGAAATGCCGATCTTGTACGGGGAGACCGAAGCCCTAGATGGCTCCGATGGTGATGACGACCGAGGGATTGACGAACGGGGAACGACGCAACTGGTGGACGTCTATGAGGAAACTGCAGAGGTTTACGACAGCGGGGAAGGTACGGATGGAACTGAGGTGCTTAGTGGTGATGAGGAAGGGTTCTCCGACGAGGGTGCTGTTGCTCATTGTCGAGATGGAAAGAATGGTGCTGATGTTGAGTCGCTAACACCGGCGATTGGAGGAGACACTTTGTGCTTGGATGATAAAAAGGCAGATGCTTTTGTCGATTCTGATGCTACGACTGATGATGACGGTGATGATGATAGTGATCAGGGTGAAGATGCAG gaCCTGCAAGGAGGAGCTTTGCTGCAGTTCGTGTGGCAGCAGTGCGTTCATCCGGTCTTGCTGCAGCTCAATGCTTTGCTTCTAGGATGTCTGGGGATGTATCAAGATCTTTTCTCTATCCCAAAAATTGTGAAATGGGAGATAACTCTGTAGATGGACATAGAGACTTTGCAGGAATTATTGTTAATGAATTGTCTACTAGCAGAAAGTATCCCAGTTCTCTCAGCACCGAGGTTGGTAAATCTAACCTGGATTATAAAGTTGTGAGCTTCCAGAAGTCTACGACTTACCTTAAAGAAGGAACTAAGAGCAGATGCTTTAACATGAGGGTCAAAAGACTTTTTAATGAGCTACCTTCTGAAATGGATGAAAATGCTGATGTGGTTTGTAACATTTCCAAAGTGAACACACCACATTTGCTTACAAGTGATAATGGTGCTGCAGGATTAAGCTATGTTGTTTCCCAGGAACCTAGTGATTTGTCTCAGGCAAATGCATTGGACATTGTAGATCAGTTTCTTTTAATCAATGATGTGGGTTCATCTCAAGAAAATAAAAATGTGGGAACTGATACTTTAAAGTCACCTCATGTTTCTGGTGCAAAGATAGTACAACTTGTGGCTGAAAGAACAAATTGCACAAGTCCAGTTGGGAAGCCAGAAGTATTTGATTGGAATGACAGCCTTGAAGATGAAGGCGGTGGTGAAATTTTTACTAAAAGAAAGGATTCCTTCTTTGATGGAAAATGGGGTGGTCTGAAAAGTCATAGCCACTTTCAAAAATCTAGGCAAGACATCTCACATAAAATAAGAGATGAAATTGGTAAGCATGGAAGGAATGTTGCAAACATTGAAAACACTGAAAGAGGGAATGCTTCAGCTCATTCAGATTCAAGGTTTGTAAGATCAAATGTTGTAGGTAGTGGACAAATTCATATATCTGAAATAAACATAAAAAAGAATTTGTTCAAGGATAAAAATGAAGAAGCAAACTTAGTTCCTTTACAGAATCAATTGGATGCTTCTGACACAAAAGGTGGATCGGAAGGTTCAACTGAGGTTGGTCCTGATACTCAAATGGCAGCAGAGGCCATGGAAGCTCTATTCCATGGATcaccatttaatgaagaaaatgggaTTGTGCATTCTGCAGTGAGGAATCCAACTCAGGATGTCAGCAAAAATCTAATGATAAAGAGGTTTTCAATTCCTCTGCAAAAGAGGACTTCTATTGATTGTTCTGATGGCATTATTACACGCTCTAAAAAGAGAAAGATGCTTTCTACAAAATCAAGGGAAAAAAGCCCTAAGTTACTTAAAGTTGGTTCTACTAGCTCGAAAACGAAAAATAATTTGGCGGGCAGAACTGTTGCAAGCAGGGACAAAGAGAGGCTAGTTAGTCAACCAGAtgatgttggcttagttagtggCCATGATTCTTTTAATTCCTCTAAGAAAAATCCACAAGAAATTGTGGTAAATGAGAAACTAAGGCAAGAGAATCATATTTTGGTGGACAATCATTTTGCTTATCAGACTAGGAGTTCTAAAAGATTTGAACAAAAAAGGACTTCACTTGATGGTTCAAATCAATCTACTACATTTACTGATGCACTAATTTCTAAGGATGTAAAAGGTGGGAATGCTCTTTTTGCCAATGAAGTTTTGGGCTCAGATCTATCCTGCAAAGTAAACAAGCATCCAGCAACTCAAACTAAGCCATTAAATTGTACTCTGCACAGGGAAGAATTGCATACTTCATTTCCAATAGATGGCTCTCACTATCCAAAACGAAGAACAGATCATGTAACTTCAGGCAACTTGAACTGCACCTTGAATAAAACATCATCTGAGGCAACTGACGAGTCCAGCAAACAAGGAATGAAGAAGAAAATATTTGTAAGAAGCATAGCAGATATCCTAGATAAGGCTAAACGGAAAAGGCGTTCCAATTTTACTTGCACTAGATTCCATTTTGATAGAGAGCCTTGGAGTACTACAGTGCTACAGATGATTTATGGTACTGAAACAAGATCATCACTTAAATCTCCAGTTCAACCAGTTTCAGATGGTGACAAATCAACCAGGAACAATTTACTTCAAATGTCAAGCAATGCCAATGTTCAGGACAAGATTTTTGATGCTGAAAAATCAAAACTGCCCACAATAAGTGCCAAACATGATGAAGATGCCACACATGGTACATTTTATGAGTCACCAGCTGCAAAAGTGCAACCACAAAAAAATTTG AATATGTTAGAAGCTATTGCGACAGGTAAACCTGTAGTAACACCTATGTGGCTTGAAAGCTGCAGACAAGCGAATTGCTATATCGATGAAAAAAACTATATACTGAAGGATACAAAGAAGGAGAGAGAGATAGGGTTCAACATGTGTGTGTCTATTGCTCGTGCATGTCAAAGTCCTCTTTTGCAG GGAAAAAGGGTGTTCATAACATCAAATGTCAAACCAAATAGAGAACTAATTGCAAGCTTAGTTAAGGCATGCAATGGCCAG GCAATCAAGAGATTTGGGAGATCAGCAAAGAACCAAGGAAAGGTACCAGGCGACCTTTTGGTTATCTCGTGCGAAGAAGATTACTCTGTCTGTATCTCTCTCCTTGAAAAAG GTGTTGGCATTTTCAGCTCAGAGCTTCTGCTCAATGGTATAGTCATCCAGAAGCTAGAATACGAGAG GCATCAGCTCTTTCTAGATCATGTGAAACAAACCCGTTCAACAATGTGGCTGAGACACAAAGGCTGA